The Ochotona princeps isolate mOchPri1 chromosome 26, mOchPri1.hap1, whole genome shotgun sequence genome contains a region encoding:
- the LOC101532045 gene encoding acyl-coenzyme A thioesterase 1: protein MVVASSLAVLRASRLCQLGLKRCARFLGPPQLRPGSPAAWIPVRMAATVSVEPAGPSCWDEPLRIAVRGLAPEQPVTLRSALRDEKGALFRAHARYRADARGELDLARAPALGGSFAGPEPMGLLWALEPDRRFWRLTKRDVQTPFAVELEVLDGHDPEPERVLTRAVLERHFLRPGVRREAVRAGRVRATLFLPPGPGPFPGIVDIFGVGGGLPEYRASLLAGKGFAVLALAYYNYEDLPKSLETLHLEYFEEAVNYLLSHPEVKGPGIGLLGNSKGGELCLTMASFLKGITAAVIINGSVVIVGGTSRYKDVTLPPIGANKSRIKMTKDGFADIVDALDSPLEEPGLKSFIPVEKAECAFLFLVSEDDHNWKSEFYANEASKRLQAHGKEKPQIICYPGAGHYLEPPYFPLCQASHHVLVGGPVFWGGEPRSHAVAQADAWEQLQAFFHKYLGGKS, encoded by the exons ATGGTGGTGGCCTCGTCTCTTGCTGTCCTGAGAGCCTCCAGACTGTGCCAACTGGGCCTGAAGAGGTGCGCCCGGTTTCTTGGGCCTCCACAGCTGAGGCCTGGTAGCCCGGCCGCTTGGATCCCTGTTCGGATGGCGGCGACGGTGAGCGTGGAGCCCGCGGGCCCCTCTTGCTGGGACGAGCCGCTGCGCATCGCCGTGCGTGGCCTGGCCCCCGAGCAGCCGGTCACGCTGCGCTCCGCCCTGCGCGACGAGAAGGGCGCGCTCTTCCGCGCCCACGCGCGCTACCGCGCCGATGCCCGCGGCGAGCTGGACCTGGCGCGCGCGCCCGCGCTGGGCGGCAGCTTCGCGGGGCCTGAGCCCATGGGGCTGCTCTGGGCCCTGGAGCCCGACAGGCGCTTTTGGCGGCTGACCAAGCGGGACGTGCAGACGCCGTTCGCAGTGGAGCTGGAGGTGCTGGACGGCCACGACCCCGAGCCGGAGCGGGTGTTGACCCGCGCGGTGCTGGAGCGCCACTTCCTGCGGCCGGGAGTGCGACGTGAGGCGGTGCGCGCGGGCCGGGTGCGGGCCACGCTCTTCCTGCCGCCAG GCCCCGGGCCCTTTCCCGGCATTGTGGACATTTTTGGCGTTGGAGGTGGCCTTCCGGAGTATCGGGCTAGCCTGCTGGCTGGGAAGGGATTCGCTGTGCTGGCTCTGGCGTATTACAACTATGAGGACCTCCCCAAGAGCCTGGAGACCCTCCACCTGGAGTACTTTGAAGAAGCTGTGAACTACCTGCTCAGTCACCCTGAG GTGAAAGGCCCAGGAATTGGACTGCTGGGAAATTCCAAAGGGGGTGAGCTCTGTCTCACCATGGCCTCCTTCCTGAAGGGCATCACGGCCGCTGTCATAATCAACGGTTCCGTGGTCATTGTTGGGGGAACTTCACGCTACAAGGATGTGACTCTGCCCCCCATAGGTGCCAACAAAAGTCGAATCAAGATGACCAAAGATGGCTTTGCGGACATTGTGGATGCCCTAGATAGCCCTTTGGAAGAGCCTGGCCTGAAGAGCTTCATTCCTGTGGAAAAGGCCGAGTGCGCCTTCCTGTTCCTGGTGAGTGAGGACGACCACAACTGGAAGAGCGAGTTCTATGCCAACGAGGCCTCCAAGCGCTTACAGGCCCACGGGAAGGAGAAGCCCCAGATCATCTGTTACCCCGGGGCAGGGCACTACCTGGAGCCCCCCTACTTCCCCTTGTGCCAGGCTTCCCATCATGTATTGGTGGGTGGGCCTGTCTTCTGGGGAGGGGAGCCCAGGTCTCATGCTGTGGCCCAGGCAGATGCTTGGGAGCAACTGCAGGCTTTCTTCCATAAGTACTTGGGTGGTAAGAGTTAG